The sequence GTACTTTCTACTACTGTAAATTCTAAATTGTGACCAAACATTCCCTATTAAACTGTTCCTTTGATTTCCAGCTATGTTTGATCGAGACAAAAAAGGCGGGGTCAACTTCAACGAGTTTGCCGGTGTTTGGAAGTACATCACAGACTGGCAGAACATCTTCCGCACCTACGACAGGGACAACTCAGGGTTAATCGACAAGAACGAGCTCAAACAGGCTCTCACTGGCTTTGGTGAGTTGTAAATGATTACATATTTACTGCTAAAAATGGAAAGCCAGAGGTAATAGAAGCATTCAGTGGGGAAAATCCTGAAGTTACGAGAAAAGGAGAAGGACAAATAATCAGATGGCCAAATAACTTATGGAAATCATTATTATTGTCACCTTCTCTCTTTGCTCAGGTTATCGTCTTTCAGATCAGTTCTATAACACACTGATAGAGAAATTTGACCGTCAGAAGAAAGGTCAGGTGGCTTTTGATGACTTCATTCAGTGCTGTATTGTACTACAGGTAATGTAATCCATGGTAGGAATATcaaaaagtactggtactttggtGCCAAGTTGTTACAATAAAAAGATGTATTCATACCAATCTTTCTGCAGTATCCTTTTTACAGAGTAACAGCTTGGCattacattatattgttacaCAACAGAGGGTCACAGTACAGTAGCATTTACCAATAAACAACTTCCTTTTTCATTTTAACAGAGGTTAACTGATGTGTTCCGGCGATATGACACAGACCAGGATGGCTGGATCCAGGTGTCATACGAGCAGTATCTCTCAATGGTCTTCAACGTTGTATAGCACAACTCAAGCACGCCTGCACACTCATGTGCCAAACACCAAATGTCCCTCCCCATGCGGTCTTCCAGCAGAGACCACACAACACTAACCTCTACAGGAGGGTGTGGGGAAGGAATCTTATGACTCttaattctgtctgtctgtttgtctgttagTAGTCATATCATATTTCTTTATGATGTTAAccatattattattgtaataatcTATGGACTACCACTCTCTTTCATTGTTTAAGTAATGTCGCATTGTAAAAAACATACCATGACTCTGTTGCATGCTTTCTGATAAACCTCCTTAATGTCAAGGCATGAACTAATAGTTCTTTTTTTGTGGCTGAATTCATGTTTACAAAGAAATACTGAGCAGGTTGTGTTTCGCCATTATAAGATCCTTTTTTGGATTGACTGTCAGCTCTTccatttatttgtaaataattatatttttaatcttCACAGTAATGTGACAAATTCAACCTTTTATTTTAGGAAGGAGGTACATATGCTTTTgtatgcctttttcatgcatgaTGCCTTACAACTGTTGAAATATCTAAAATGATAACTGTTTTATTAAAAActggaaaatatttgaaaatctttGCATTTTCTTAGAATCCCTCATTTGTATTTGCTTCCCTTcaagaatggcatatgtacaccTGATATGCATGATTTACAGCCAAGATAAATATGAAGGACAGAGTACATACTGTACCTACTAAACGTCTGATAGCATACAAAGCTAGGTATGTATCattgttgaattaaaaaaaaaaaaatcgaatattaatttatttagacatTTAGGTAAAAGTTGGTTTAAATGTTTGTTCCCTTCCTTATCCGTAGCTCAACTCTACCTCCTCGTGGAAACTTTAGTGCAAtcatgcatttgcatttaaaaaaaaatctgccccAGCAATCTATTTAAgtatatcaacacaacatttattttttatttatttttttagaatagaACATGTATTTTAGATAACAAAAAGtgtaaatgtcaaaaaaaaaaaagaaaagatggtGTGAGAAaaggctgtaaaaaaaataaaataaataatattttgtttaatcAGGTTGCCATTTAATTGGTATGTACTACAAATAACTTTTGAAAGATCCATGATAATATGCACAGATTGTTTATGTAGGGATAAAGACTTTGAtaactgaatgaataaatgatttGGAGAAATAGAAGCTGTAGAAACAGTAGGCTAAATCAGTAAAAGGACCCACTACAAAATATATTCTCAATACAACAAAACTAAATGGGGGAAGATTATTGTGGAAAGAGAGacctgaagaaaaaaattatgataatccTCACAAAGTCATACTGATGCTggagaaacaggaacagggaaaaCCACTCTCATCAGTGCAATGGTCAATTACAGTATGGGTGTCAGATGGGAACACAAGATTTGGATGGAGGTAACTGAGGTTCTTGAAAACCAAACTGAGTCTCATACAATAGCAGTCACTGTTTATAAGTTTTCTGCATGGGACAGTCCGTTCTTTCTCACCGTTATTGGCACACCTGGCTATGTGATGAAGAAAAACACTTTCCTGAAGCTTTACAGCAGTTAAGATCTGAAAATGAGATTCATGTAATTGATGCAGTTTGTCTTATTCTCAAGGTAACCAACATTTGACACCATTAAAGAAAGCAATATACTTTGGAGGAAATTTTGCC comes from Myxocyprinus asiaticus isolate MX2 ecotype Aquarium Trade chromosome 41, UBuf_Myxa_2, whole genome shotgun sequence and encodes:
- the LOC127432041 gene encoding programmed cell death protein 6-like, encoding MAYHNQYRPPHYNSAPPDQGFLWNIFQRVDKDRSGAISDTELQQALSNGTWTPFNPVTVRSIISMFDRDKKGGVNFNEFAGVWKYITDWQNIFRTYDRDNSGLIDKNELKQALTGFGYRLSDQFYNTLIEKFDRQKKGQVAFDDFIQCCIVLQRLTDVFRRYDTDQDGWIQVSYEQYLSMVFNVV